ATTTATAGAATTGACGGACAAAATTGCAAGTCATGGCGATAGAAATAACGAAAGAACTTCTTAAAAACGTTTCCAACTTAATCGCAAATCAAAAAGACAATGCGCTTTCTGATTTATTTACTGACGTACACCACGCCGATATCGCTGAAGTTTTAGATGAATTATCTTTTGACGAAGCTTTATACATTATTCGTTTATTAGATAGTGAAACTACTTCTGAAGTGTTAATGGACGTTGATGATGATGTTCGTGAAAAAATTCTTGAACAATTATCTGCAAAGGAAATTGCAGAAGAAATTGAAGAGTTAGATACTGATGATGCGGCCGACGTAATTGCAGAACTTCCAGAAGAACGTAAGGAAGCGGTAATGCAACAAATTGAAGATGAGGAGCATGCCAAGGAAATTGTTGAATTACTGCGTTTCGATGAAAACTCTGCTGGTGGTTTAATGGCTAAGGAATTAGTTAAAGTAAACGAAAACTGGTCTGTTTTAGGTTGTGTTACTCGTATGAGAGCTCAAGCCACAGAAGTTACCAGAGTTCACTCTATTTATGTAGTTGATGATAGCGGAAAACTAAAAGGGCGTTTGTCATTAAAAGATTTATTAATGGCTTCAACAAAGTCTAAAATTGCGGATATTTATATTCCAAGAGTAGATTTTGTAAATGTTCATGACAGTGCTGAAGATATTGCTAATAAAATGCGTAAATATGATTTAGAAGCCATTCCTGTTGTTGATGAATTAGGGATTTTAGTAGGACGTATTACAATTGATGATATTGTTGATGTAATTAAGGAAGAAGCAGACAAAGATTACCAATTAGCTGCCGGTATTACACAAGATGTTGAAGCCGACGATACTATTTTAGAACTTACTCGAGCACGTCTACCCTGGTTATTCTTAGGTTTAATTGGAGGAATTGGAGCCTTTTTAATTATGGGCGGATTTGAAGATTCTTTCAAAGAAAATGCTGTGTTATTTTTCTTCACTCCATTGATTGCTGCAATGGCTGGAAATGTTGGAGTACAATCTTCGGCAATTATAGTACAAGGTTTAGCGAATGATGATGTAAAAGGAAGTATAAACAAACGTTTAATCAAAGAAATGCTATTAGCTACCTTAAACGGGATTGCATTAGCTATTGTTCTTTTCATTTTCATTTGGTTTTATAATAACGATTTACAAACCTCTTTTGCTGTTTCCGTTTCTTTAGTTGTAGTAATTATTGTTGCTGGTTTAATTGGTACATTTATTCCATTATTTCTAGACAAACGTGGTATCGATCCTGCAATTGCTACAGGTCCGTTTATTACAACAAGTAATGATATTTTTGGAATATTAATTTATTTCACTATTGCTAAGTTAATTTTAGGAGTTTAAATAAATGAGAGTTTTTGTCCTTTGTACCGGTAGAAGTGGTTCTCTATCTTTTGTAAATGCTTGCAAACACATTAGAAATTTTACTACAAGTCATGAATCATTAGCTGATGTTTTTGGTAACGAAAGATTTAATTTTCCTAATAATCATATTGAAGTTGACAATAGGTTATCTTGGAGTTTAGGTCATTTAAATAAATATTTTGGTGATGATGCGATTTACATCCATTTAAAAAGAGATCGAGATAAAACAGCCAATAGTTTTTTTCAAAGATTTTATCTTCCTGGAAGTATTATTGATGCTTTTTGTGATGGTGTTCGAATGAACCCGGTAGAAAAGTTATCTAAAAAAATGAGATTAAAAGCTTGTTATGATTATGTTGATACCGTAAATACTAATATCGAGTACTTCCTATTGGATAAATCAAAAAAAATGACAATTAACTTAGAAACTATTGAACAAGATTTTCCGAAGTTTCTAGAGTTCATTAATGCCGATATTGATTTAGAGAAAGGAATTGAAGAATTGAGAAAATCGCATAATTCATCATTTCAACGAAAGTTAAACTTAGATTATAGAGTTAAGCTTACTATTATTAGAGAATGGAGACATTTAAAAATGTATTTCAGTAAAAAATCATAACCGAATACATTTTTCATAATTACAATAAATGAAAAAGAAAGCTCTTTTAATAGGGTTAATAATGCTTATTATTAATTCTGTAACCGCTCAACATACTGAAAGATTTAAAGAAATTACTTACATTTTTAAGCCATCTGATACCATTCTTGTTAACACAAAACATAAAAATGGTAATAAGAAAGAATTCGGGTTTTATTATACGTATTTAACCAATAAATATCAATATACAGTAGCAGCAGGAAAACATATAAGATATCATTACAGTGGTGGAATAGCAGAAGAAATGTACTATGATAATTTCGGAATATTACTTAAATCGAAATTCTATGATAGTTTCGGTAATTTAATGGAAGAGACAAAAGCTATCAGCATAGATACTAATGAGAAAGATTTGGATGCATTTTTAAGT
This genomic window from Tenacibaculum sp. 190524A05c contains:
- the mgtE gene encoding magnesium transporter, with the protein product MAIEITKELLKNVSNLIANQKDNALSDLFTDVHHADIAEVLDELSFDEALYIIRLLDSETTSEVLMDVDDDVREKILEQLSAKEIAEEIEELDTDDAADVIAELPEERKEAVMQQIEDEEHAKEIVELLRFDENSAGGLMAKELVKVNENWSVLGCVTRMRAQATEVTRVHSIYVVDDSGKLKGRLSLKDLLMASTKSKIADIYIPRVDFVNVHDSAEDIANKMRKYDLEAIPVVDELGILVGRITIDDIVDVIKEEADKDYQLAAGITQDVEADDTILELTRARLPWLFLGLIGGIGAFLIMGGFEDSFKENAVLFFFTPLIAAMAGNVGVQSSAIIVQGLANDDVKGSINKRLIKEMLLATLNGIALAIVLFIFIWFYNNDLQTSFAVSVSLVVVIIVAGLIGTFIPLFLDKRGIDPAIATGPFITTSNDIFGILIYFTIAKLILGV